A genomic segment from Oncorhynchus keta strain PuntledgeMale-10-30-2019 chromosome 7, Oket_V2, whole genome shotgun sequence encodes:
- the agr1 gene encoding anterior gradient 1, whose product MYRWSLFALLFVTCMEVSIQKKTKKGLQTLSRGWGDDITWVQTYEEALMTMTESKKPLMVIHHMEDCPHSQALKKAFAADKAIQELAQEDFVMLNLIHETTDSNLAPDGHYVPRILFVDPSMTVRAELVGKYSNHMFTYKPSDIPYLAENMKKAKRLLHTEL is encoded by the exons ATGTATCGGTGGTCTCTCTTTGCCTTGCTCTTTGTCACCTGCATGGAAGTGTCCATACAGAAGAAAACAAAGAAAGGCCTTCAAACTCTCTCAAGAG GATGGGGGGATGACATTACTTGGGTCCAGACCTATGAGGAAGCCCTGATGACAATGACAGAAAG TAAGAAGCCCCTGATGGTCATTCATCACATGGAGGATTGTCCTCATAGTCAAG CTCTGAAGAAGGCGTTTGCTGCTGATAAAGCCATACAGGAACTTGCCCAAGAGGATTTTGTCATGCTCAATTTGATA CATGAAACTACAGACTCCAATCTGGCACCAGATGGCCACTACGTTCCAAGAATTCTCTTTGTTG ATCCATCCATGACTGTGCGTGCTGAGCTTGTTGGGAAGTACAGTAACCACATGTTCACCTACAAGCCGAGCGACATCCCGTACC TGGCCGAGAACATGAAGAAAGCCAAGCGTCTACTGCACACTGAACTGTAA